In the genome of Deltaproteobacteria bacterium, the window TCTGGGCATGGTCGGCGTGGAAAACACGTTTCTGGTCACGCCCGCTGGTGGTCAAAGTTTGACAGGAGAACGATTTGGCCCCACGTTTATTTCGTGCTAGAAGACAGATGCCCGAGAACCCACAGAGGATACATGCCCGAAAAACGCAAGCTCTGGCTCATTGATGCCGGATACATGTTCAATGCCCGCCATAGTGTCCGCAGCGGATATGAATTCAGCTACTTAAAGCTTCGCCAGTACCTGGAGCAGGATGGCCCCATCTGGCGGGCCTACTACTTGAACTCAACCCCCAATCCACCCAGCGACGCCCAGGACAATTTCCACCGTTGGTTGCGCAGCGGGCCGCCCTTTGGTCCCAAGATCATCACCAAATTCTACAGCCTCAAGCAGCAACGCGCCGACAAGGCCTATTGCGAGGAATGCGGCCAAAAAGTGCAGCTTCGTTGCCAGAACCAAACCGGAGATGTCACCCACCGCGTTTTCAACGAAATCCAGAAAGGCGTGGACGTGGCCATCGCCACGTTGTCCCTGATCAACCAGAACAATTACGACACGCTGCTTTTATCCTCGGGAGATTCCGATCTGCTTGACGCCGTCGAATATCTCTCGGTCCAGGGCAAGGGCATCGAACTGGTCGTCTTCCGGGACGGCGTGTCTTCGGAATTGCAATGCCGGGCGGATCATATCCACTGGATCAACGACTTCGCGACCGAAGTCGACAACCTCCACCGGGATTCGAACGGAGAAGGCACGACACCCTGATCGACCGTTTTCGACACGGGAGGAAACATGCGCAAGGAAGACGTGATTACTCGGTACACGCCTGGCGAGGAAATCGCCAACGCCATCACCCACGCCATCGCCACGGGGCTGTCCATCGCCGCCCTGGTGGTGCTCATCGTCGCGGCCGCGTCCTCGGGCACGGCCTGGCACATTGTCAGTTTCTCAATTTTTGGCTCGACCCTGATCCTGCTCTACCTGGCGTCCACCCTCTACCACGCCATTCCCGTGGCCAGGGCCAAACGCCTCCTCAAAACCCTGGACCACAGCGCCATTTTTCTGCTCATCGCCGGCACCTACACCCCGTTCATGCTCGGCAGCCTGCGCGGCCCAACTGGTTGGACCATCTTCGGTGTGATCTGGGGATTGGCCGTGGCCGGGGTGATTCTCAAATGCTGCTGCGTGTATCGCTTCAAGCGGTTGTCCCTGGCCGTGTACATCGGCATGGGCTGGCTCTGCCTGTTGGCAGGGCGGGATCTTGTCGAAAAACTGCCGTCCACGAGCCTCGTTTTCCTGGCCCTGGGCGGAGCCGCCTACAGCCTGGGCGTTATCTTCTACGTCTGGAAGCGTCTGCCCTATGGCCACGCCATCTGGCATCTGTTCGTGATCGCCGGCAGCGTCCTGCATTTTTTCTCGGTCCTGCACACCCTGCCGGCCTGATTCCATGACGGACTGGTTTCTGTACGTGATCCGCTGCGCCGACGGCACCCTGTACACAGGCGTGACCACGGACGTGCTCCGGCGTTTCGCCGAGCATGCATCCGGCGGGCCCAGGGCGGCCAAGTACCTGCGTGGCCGGGCGCCCCTGGAACTGGTTTTCTGGACAGAAATCGGCCCCAAATCCACGGCCCTGTCCCTGGAAAAGCGTTTCAAGGCCCTGTCCCGGGCCCGCAAGCACGCTCTCGTCTCGGACCAGACGGCCTGGGCCGATTTCCGAAACACATGCCCCGCGCCATGAACAACGAAGCCACACCCTGGGGTGTGGCTTCGCGAACCAATACGCATCAAACGAATCGCGCCGTGATTTAACCCCGCCGGCTGAGCAGCCGGGGCGCGATGGGGGTGATGATGGCGCCATCGCGATATCCTCCCATCCGTTTGGTCTCGGAGCGCAGTTTGAGCAACTCTTCCTTCAGGGCTTTGTGCAACAGCATGGCTTCGTTGCGCAGCCGAGTGTTGACGGCCTGCATCTGCACGAGCTTGTCCCGGAAGGCATCGTCCCGCCCCTGGGACCCCGCGGCCATGAACTCGAAAATGGCCTGTTCGCGCTGGGCCAGGGCATCCGCCAAACCCTCGGTGTCCTTCTGGGCAAGACACGCGGCTTCCCGCCTTTCGAGGGCGCCAATGTGTTCATACCGGCTTTGAAGATCAGACATGGGTTTCCTTCCTGAGAGCCGCTTTCAAGGACTCCCGCAGATGGGCCACGATGGTCTTGGTTTTTTCCACCAGCGGCAGGTATTCGTATTCCAACAAATCCGCGAGCAAAATCCAGTCCTCGTTTTCCTGGATCTCGATCATCTCCGTGAAAAGCGAGGACAGATCCGCCAGGGAATTTTCAAACTCCTCCGAGGAATCCAGGGCGAATTCTCCGCGAAGCACGCCCACCATGCCCAGAAAATCCCGGTTGACCTCGATCAGATCCCCGTACAATTCCAGGGCCTGGGCGTCGTCGGCCATGCGGAAGCTGTCCGCCACCCGCTGGCCCGCCTTGGACATGAGGCTGACCACCTTGTACAGTTCCCGCGTGATGCTTTGCGCCATCTCGATCAGCGGCACGGAAACGATTTCGACCCGGTCGATAGAGGCGGTTTCCATGTCCTCGGCCTGATGGGGATAAATCTCCGAAAACGCCTCGTTATTGACGAGCACGTCCGTGACCACTCTGCGCTGCATGCGCTCGTCTTCCATGACTTTTTCTATAATCTGTTCGAGATTCTCAAAATTCGCGACCTCGAGCAGGCTGTTTTGACCGTCGACTATGATCATTTCCCTGTCCTCCACGTTGGGATATTTTTACCGCACGCCAAGGACTAATCAACATCCATGCCAAGACAGTTTTGAAACGCGGTCAAAAGCGCGCCATAGCGACCGCACAACGCCACGAAACCCTCCATGGACCGGGCGGCCTCCTGGGATTGGTACATCCACATCGGACCCAAAACCCCAAGCCCGCGACTCGCGTCCAAAAAATCCTGAAAATTTTGGCAATTAACGAGAAATTTCTTCCGAATCGACTCCGGCGCCCCCCGGATGAGCAGCCGGGCCTGTTCCTCGACCAAGGTCAATAACAGCAGACCGCGCTCCAGATCAGCCCGTAACGACCGCTTGAAGGGAGATGGTCGCCAGATGGGGGCCGGGATTCCCATGACGGCACTTCTGTCAAGAAACTGACGATAAATTCCACGCTGCTCCTGAATCCAGCTCGAACGATCGCCGTGGCCGCCTGGCGAGATATCCTCCAGGTCCATGAACCCGTGTCCGTCGCGCTTGGCGACCCAAACGCGCGCGCCCAACTCCGAGGACGCGGTCCACTGCCCGGAACGGGCAAAAGCCACGATCATGGCTCCGACCGCCTCCGGATCGATCCGCTCGCGGCAGGCCAGACCGTGGGGACATTGCCGGCCAAAGGTGCACGGACGACAGGGTATGTCCGGCTCCAGGCTGATGGACCCGACCTGGTACGGTCCGGTGTCAAAGGGCTGGGCCGTGGCCAAGAATATGGCCACCACCGGCACGCCCAGGCCAGCGGCCAGATGCATGGTGCCGGTATCGTTGGTCAGCAGAAGGCGCGTCCGGGTCAGGACCGCGGCCAGTGTCGGGATGTTTGTCCGGCCGATCAGGTTCGTGAACGGGTAATCGGCGCCGTGGCCGAAGGCCTCCCCAAGATGGGCTTCGGCACCGGTCCCCAGCAAAACAGGGCGCAAACCCACCTCCCGCCACAGCACCCGCCCGACGCGGACAAAGGCATCGACGGGCCAACGCCGATAATCCTGGCTGGCCCCGAGCTGGAAAGCCACCAAGTCCGAATCCGCGCCCAGCAGGGCGTCGGCCCGCGCCAAGGCCTCGGAATCCGGACGCTTCAGGGCAAAAGAACCAGGCGACAGGCCGGCCACGCGTTGGAAAAGATCGACCAGATTGAACGGGCTGCACCCTCTGTGCTTGGACGCGGCCTGCAGAAAAGCGGCCCATGGCGAAGAATATTGGCCAAATCCAAAGGCGTCGAGGCCAAAGCCATCCCCGGCATGGCCCAGGGACTGGCCCAGCAGTCGGGCCGAAAGCGTTGGGGTCAAATTCAGAATTCGGTCGGGATGGGTCCGCAGACACTGCTCGCTCCATAGCCGCAGGGCGGCCACGGCCAGGGGCCACCCCTGATCGACCAGGGCCAAAAACCTGGCTCCAGGCAGGGGAACGACCGCGTCCAGGTCCCGCAGCAGGGCCGTGGCGCCCTGGAAAGTGTCCAGACACACCAAACTGGTCCGGTGCCCGGCGGCCTTGAGGCCGCTCAGCACGGGCTGGGTCTGGAGCAAATCCCCGAAGCGGGTCAGATTGACGACCAAGGTATGCATGACACTCTCCACGGACAAACCGCACGGCGGACACTCGAAAAGCACGCGACGCTAGGCCGCGCCGGGCCCAGGGGCTATCCCTTGGTGTCCAGAATCCGGTTCTTGTAGGCTTCAAACTGGGACGAGGCCCGGAGCGCCGCGCCAACAACGGCAAAAAAAGAAAAAAGAATCAGACAGATATTCAAAACAAGCCATCTATCCTGACGCAAATCCCGCCCCATGATCCCCTGCTTGGGGAAAAAATAGATCAACCCCAAGGAAATGCCCCCCGACACCACGATGGCGATGACCTCGAAAAAGAGCAGATACTTTCCGGACAACAGTGAAAAAAGCACGGCATTGCGCACCGTTTGCAAAAAAAGCAGCTTCTGTTCCAATTTCTTGAGATCCTGGGTGGCCGCGCGGACCGCCTCGTGGGCCCGCCGGAATTTATCCGGCACATAGAGGTCCAGCTGGCCGACCATCTGCAACTGCTCGCCGCAATGATTGAACAATTCATTGAAATGATGCAGCAAGCGGGGAAAGGGAAACCACGACGCCTCGTGCTGGATTTCCAGCAGGCGGTCGAACAAAACCTTGCGCTGGGCGCCAAGTTCCTTGATATCCTTCTTGACCCTGGCCTGAATTTCATCGCGGATCATCAGGGTACCACGGATCAATTTCGCGGTGGCCACGTAATTGCCGATACCGGAGTGGATGCTTAATCCCTGAATGCGTTCGGCAAACCCCCGATACGCGTCGTGGTCGCGCGGCAGCCACTTGTCCAACAGGTCTGGCAGATGCTCGACGGAACCGACGATTTCCGAGGCTGTCCGGTCCGCCTCCTGCCAAATATCCCACAGATCGGCCAGAATCAGCGTGCGCCCGCCCTCGAGCTCCGGGTCCAACAACATGACACTGAAAAAATCCGGGTCCTGTTGGATCAAATCCCGCAGCATGCCCTGGGCCTCGGCCAAAAAGCCGGACTTGATCAGGCACACGGCCTGACGGTAACGAGCCGGCAAAAATCGCGAGGACTCGCGCAAGGCCTTGCCGTAGAGCCCCACGGCCTCCTGATGCACGCCCTGCACCTCGCACAGCCGTCCTTGCAGAAACTGGACGTACGAACGCTGCAACGGGGTGTAGGTCAGCCCCTCGGCCTCCTCCCAATAACCACGCGCCCGCTTCAGCTCGCCGCGCTCCATGGCCATGAATCCCTGCAGCAGCCGCGGCTGGTAATTCTTATGCGCCTTGAGAATATACTGGTCGAGCTGTTGCGAGGCCCGATCGATGTGGCCCATGCGCATGGCGTCGAGGGCGGACCAGATCAGTTCCTCCCCCGGATCCCGCAAAT includes:
- a CDS encoding glycosyltransferase family 9 protein, whose protein sequence is MHTLVVNLTRFGDLLQTQPVLSGLKAAGHRTSLVCLDTFQGATALLRDLDAVVPLPGARFLALVDQGWPLAVAALRLWSEQCLRTHPDRILNLTPTLSARLLGQSLGHAGDGFGLDAFGFGQYSSPWAAFLQAASKHRGCSPFNLVDLFQRVAGLSPGSFALKRPDSEALARADALLGADSDLVAFQLGASQDYRRWPVDAFVRVGRVLWREVGLRPVLLGTGAEAHLGEAFGHGADYPFTNLIGRTNIPTLAAVLTRTRLLLTNDTGTMHLAAGLGVPVVAIFLATAQPFDTGPYQVGSISLEPDIPCRPCTFGRQCPHGLACRERIDPEAVGAMIVAFARSGQWTASSELGARVWVAKRDGHGFMDLEDISPGGHGDRSSWIQEQRGIYRQFLDRSAVMGIPAPIWRPSPFKRSLRADLERGLLLLTLVEEQARLLIRGAPESIRKKFLVNCQNFQDFLDASRGLGVLGPMWMYQSQEAARSMEGFVALCGRYGALLTAFQNCLGMDVD
- a CDS encoding GIY-YIG nuclease family protein, translated to MTDWFLYVIRCADGTLYTGVTTDVLRRFAEHASGGPRAAKYLRGRAPLELVFWTEIGPKSTALSLEKRFKALSRARKHALVSDQTAWADFRNTCPAP
- a CDS encoding hemolysin III family protein; translation: MRKEDVITRYTPGEEIANAITHAIATGLSIAALVVLIVAAASSGTAWHIVSFSIFGSTLILLYLASTLYHAIPVARAKRLLKTLDHSAIFLLIAGTYTPFMLGSLRGPTGWTIFGVIWGLAVAGVILKCCCVYRFKRLSLAVYIGMGWLCLLAGRDLVEKLPSTSLVFLALGGAAYSLGVIFYVWKRLPYGHAIWHLFVIAGSVLHFFSVLHTLPA
- a CDS encoding NYN domain-containing protein, with the translated sequence MPEKRKLWLIDAGYMFNARHSVRSGYEFSYLKLRQYLEQDGPIWRAYYLNSTPNPPSDAQDNFHRWLRSGPPFGPKIITKFYSLKQQRADKAYCEECGQKVQLRCQNQTGDVTHRVFNEIQKGVDVAIATLSLINQNNYDTLLLSSGDSDLLDAVEYLSVQGKGIELVVFRDGVSSELQCRADHIHWINDFATEVDNLHRDSNGEGTTP